In Hydra vulgaris chromosome 06, alternate assembly HydraT2T_AEP, a genomic segment contains:
- the LOC136081634 gene encoding uncharacterized protein LOC136081634 isoform X2: MSKTCGESISSTIKQTATLLNSFNENEKENILSKSNISKAKISAEEMISLKANMSSTYVNMKILSRWLKNNNVICASNAKQRNVAKKWSCDDLIVKNAPFMVEKKDSKGSYEIKELPCAYIENLQGHITNVLDRLDRYKQIFLKKYFNILQ, from the exons ATGAGCAAAACATGTGGAGAAAGCATTAGTTCTACAATCAAGCAAACTGCTActcttttgaattcttttaatgaaaatgaaaaagaaaatattctgagcaaatcaaatatttcaaaagccAAAATATCTGCTGAAGAAATGATCAGTTTAAAAGCAAACATGAGCAGTACTTATGTCAACATGAAAATATTATCTAG GTGGTTGAAAAACAACAATGTAATTTGTGCTTCTAATGCAAAACAAAGAAATGTGGCTAAGAAATGGTCATGTGATGATCTTATTGTTAAAAACGCTCCatttatggttgaaaaaaaagattcaaaaggtTCTTATGAAATCAAGGAATTGCCATGTGCATATATTGAAAATCTACAAGGACATATAACAAATGTACTAGATAGACTAGATAGGtacaaacaaatctttttaaaaaaatactttaacatactacaataa
- the LOC136081634 gene encoding uncharacterized protein LOC136081634 isoform X1, with translation MSKTCGESISSTIKQTATLLNSFNENEKENILSKSNISKAKISAEEMISLKANMSSTYVNMKILSRWLKNNNVICASNAKQRNVAKKWSCDDLIVKNAPFMVEKKDSKGSYEIKELPCAYIENLQGHITNVLDRLDSNNLLLYNKIKDNEIHIKIGGDYGGDSFKMFYQVANLEKPNAKTNTTIFNIFEAKDYTTNLKISLTRFTSEIDFLQKMIWK, from the exons ATGAGCAAAACATGTGGAGAAAGCATTAGTTCTACAATCAAGCAAACTGCTActcttttgaattcttttaatgaaaatgaaaaagaaaatattctgagcaaatcaaatatttcaaaagccAAAATATCTGCTGAAGAAATGATCAGTTTAAAAGCAAACATGAGCAGTACTTATGTCAACATGAAAATATTATCTAG GTGGTTGAAAAACAACAATGTAATTTGTGCTTCTAATGCAAAACAAAGAAATGTGGCTAAGAAATGGTCATGTGATGATCTTATTGTTAAAAACGCTCCatttatggttgaaaaaaaagattcaaaaggtTCTTATGAAATCAAGGAATTGCCATGTGCATATATTGAAAATCTACAAGGACATATAACAAATGTACTAGATAGACTAGATAG CAACAACCTCTTATTATACAACAAGATTAAAGACAACGAAATCCATATAAAAATAGGAGGTGACTATGGAGGTGATTcgttcaaaatgttttatcaagtAGCGAATTTGGAAAAGCCTAATGCCAAAACaaatacaacaatatttaatatatttgaggCAAAAGATTATACcacaaatttgaaaatttcattgacAAGATTTACATCAGAAATcgattttttgcaaaaaatgatcTGGAAGTAA
- the LOC136081633 gene encoding uncharacterized protein LOC136081633, with translation MLEDSCHTIDIKIAGRMAVTNQTLDCEEFNAYIEHQRQINQLQISIQALEDKTRVITEALEMQIIFNPENEEKIKLVFERHLIHFEKKKKEQISELKILLEADHIKKSFGPLVNKLDKVLNSLGVQRQAYHGKSFVGNHVNKMLKEKSILELCNSIPNLVVELGFNDTDIHRETIEVCKNFKVLFSKFGICHKLINSCNQFNEDNKQDLENRIKDFMKYFRENWPNASITPKLHLLEYHALPFIRKWGVGLGTYGEQGGESLHAEINRMKSTYCHMKGVRRLKSMMNGHFIKNNPTVKKYQKKAQPRKRKIVDTKNNTIKYCKMI, from the exons atgTTAGAAGACTCTTGTCACACAATTGACATAAAAATTGCAGGTCGAATGGCAGTAACCAACCAAACACTTGACTGTGAGGAATTTAATGCATATATAGAGCACCAGCGCCAAATAAATCAACTTCAAATAAGTATTCAAGCACTTGAAGATAAAACACGTGTTATAACAGAAGCACTTgaaatgcaaataatttttaaccctgaaaatgaagaaaaaattaaattagtatttgaacGTCATCTGATTCActttgaaaagaaaaagaaagaacag ATCTCAGAACTGAAAATACTGCTTGAAGCAGACCATATAAAGAAATCATTTGGGCCACTTGTAAACAAACTTGATAAGGTACTTAACTCATTAGGAGTACAAAGACAAGCATATCACGGGAAAAGTTTTGTTGGTAATCATGTTAACAAAATGTTAAAG gAGAAAAGTATCCTTGAACTTTGCAACTCTATACCAAACCTTGTGGTTGAACTTGGGTTCAACGACACTGATATACACAGAGAAACTATTGAAGTTTGTAAAAACTTCAAGGTACTCTTCTCTAAGTTTGGAATATGTCACAAGCTTATTAACTCCTGCAATCAGTTCAATGAAGATAACAAACAGGACCTTG AAAATCGAATCAAAGATTTCATGAAGTACTTCCGTGAAAACTGGCCAAATGCTTCAATCACACCCAAGCTTCATTTGCTGGAGTACCATGCATTACCTTTCATTAGAAAATGGGGAGTAGGACTAGGTACTTATGGAGAGCAAGGTGGAGAAAGTCTTCATGCTGAAATCAACCGCATGAAGAGTACCTACTGCCATATGAAAGGAGTGCGTAGATTAAAAAGCATGATGAATGggcatttcataaaaaacaacccaactgtaaaaaaataccaaaaaaaagctcagccaagaaaaagaaaaattgtagaTACTAAAAATAATACGATAAAATACTGCAAAatgatttaa